The following proteins are encoded in a genomic region of Arachis ipaensis cultivar K30076 chromosome B02, Araip1.1, whole genome shotgun sequence:
- the LOC107625793 gene encoding DNA-directed RNA polymerases I and III subunit RPAC2, whose translation MEHGSHSDQSKSTFSLADEDHTFANSMRFTLNQDPRVTFCGYSIPHPSDNRVNIRVQTTGDPAREVLKDACQDLMLICQHVRSTFDKAISDFKKSETVESDDAE comes from the exons ATGGAGCATGGGTCACACTCTGATCAGAGTAAATCAACTTTTTCTCTGGCAGATGAGGATCATACATTTGCAAATTCTATGAGATTCACATTAAATCAAGA TCCAAGAGTTACATTTTGTGGGTACAGCATTCCTCATCCGTCGGATAACCGCGTTAACATCAGGGTCCAGACAACAG GGGATCCGGCACGAGAAGTTTTAAAGGATGCATGTCAAGATCTGATGCTTATCTGCCAACATGTAAGGAGCACTTTTGATAAGGCTATCAGTGATTTCAAAAAGAGCGAGACTGTAGAGAGTGATGATGCTGAATAG